Proteins from a genomic interval of Acetobacterium woodii DSM 1030:
- a CDS encoding SpoIIE family protein phosphatase has protein sequence MKEPKSIRRISLKTKFASASMILAILLCVIIVLISYFSYRDQMFKRYDNNISSLVHTAAALVPDDKVNQYLETLQTDADYDRLVEQFQIIQEQNGLKYLYAYVPTADGLTVFAQGTKPGDEGHFVLGNFLGTDYYPQKDIDSANNLFANPEAPKTYITNDSEFGYLISAFDVIYDDQGQPLLVVGADMSMQDINQTLNTYIMLVSSIAALIFILFISTYLLFLNRSIIDPLQVIVDNATDFVNTNLDENLGQIVAMNIDVKTGDEIEILAEAFNKMTSDIIRYINELTSVTSERERIETELRIATLIQEGMLPRNFEYPDRNEFTLYASMRAAKDVGGDFYDFFFVDDDHFCITIGDVSGKGVPAALFMAMAKATVKDLVLRRLPVDEVMTEANVNLCRNNEQGMFVTLLIAIINVKTGVFQWCDAGHDPAIIWKKDGSVELLTGKKGFVCAGMETAKYKMNESKIEKGDIIYLYTDGIPEANNTKSEFYGLDRLTALVASKEKHDIKSLCADILADVDQFADTEPQFDDITMLGFKFEE, from the coding sequence ATGAAAGAACCAAAAAGTATTAGAAGAATTAGCCTAAAAACAAAATTTGCATCGGCAAGCATGATTCTGGCAATTTTATTGTGTGTGATTATCGTCTTAATCTCCTATTTCAGTTACCGTGATCAAATGTTTAAACGGTATGATAACAATATTTCATCACTGGTTCATACAGCGGCGGCGTTAGTACCGGATGATAAGGTGAATCAGTATTTAGAAACGCTTCAAACTGACGCCGATTATGATCGTCTGGTTGAACAATTTCAAATTATTCAGGAACAAAACGGCCTTAAATATCTGTACGCCTATGTGCCCACCGCGGATGGGTTAACCGTTTTTGCACAAGGGACGAAACCCGGAGATGAAGGACATTTTGTGTTGGGCAATTTTTTAGGCACTGATTATTATCCCCAGAAAGATATCGATTCAGCAAATAATCTCTTTGCTAATCCCGAGGCGCCGAAAACCTATATTACAAATGATAGCGAGTTTGGTTATTTAATTTCCGCCTTTGATGTCATTTATGATGATCAAGGCCAGCCACTGCTGGTTGTTGGGGCAGATATGTCGATGCAGGATATTAATCAAACCCTAAATACTTATATTATGCTGGTTTCTTCGATTGCAGCGTTGATTTTTATTTTATTTATTAGCACCTATTTACTTTTCCTTAACCGATCGATTATTGATCCGCTGCAGGTTATTGTTGATAACGCGACGGATTTTGTTAACACCAACTTGGATGAAAACTTGGGTCAGATTGTGGCTATGAATATTGACGTAAAAACCGGTGATGAAATTGAAATTCTGGCTGAGGCGTTTAATAAAATGACCAGCGATATCATCCGCTATATCAACGAACTTACCAGTGTGACCTCTGAGCGGGAGCGAATTGAAACCGAGCTGCGAATTGCGACTCTGATTCAAGAAGGGATGTTACCCCGGAATTTTGAATACCCGGATAGAAATGAATTTACGCTTTATGCATCGATGCGGGCAGCAAAAGATGTGGGCGGTGATTTTTACGACTTTTTCTTTGTTGATGACGACCATTTCTGTATTACCATCGGAGATGTCTCTGGTAAAGGGGTTCCGGCGGCGTTATTTATGGCGATGGCCAAAGCAACAGTTAAAGATCTGGTACTGAGACGATTGCCGGTTGACGAGGTTATGACTGAAGCAAATGTCAATTTGTGTCGAAATAATGAACAAGGGATGTTTGTGACTTTACTAATTGCCATTATCAATGTCAAAACCGGTGTCTTCCAATGGTGTGATGCTGGCCATGACCCGGCGATTATCTGGAAAAAAGATGGCTCGGTTGAACTGCTTACCGGGAAAAAAGGATTTGTCTGTGCCGGGATGGAAACAGCCAAATATAAAATGAACGAGTCGAAAATTGAAAAAGGTGACATCATTTATCTTTATACTGATGGTATTCCAGAAGCAAATAATACCAAAAGTGAATTTTATGGACTGGATCGTTTAACGGCATTAGTTGCGTCAAAAGAAAAACATGATATCAAATCATTATGTGCCGATATATTAGCGGACGTCGATCAATTTGCAGATACCGAACCGCAGTTTGATGATATTACTATGCTCGGATTTAAGTTTGAGGAGTAG
- a CDS encoding MATE family efflux transporter — MNNQHFVNKAFRVFAINSILASAGVVLGTFVDAIILGNAFGETGLSVLAVSMPIYMVYNLFGYAFGVGGSLKVSESIGAEDKQGARTYFTQAIFFALVIGLLSTLLGMLFLPQIIAATGGSGLDTAIDYLRPVILAAPIFILAPVISLLIRSDADPFLSTVGISLSVVVNLVLDLVFIFGLNMGVFGGALAMVIGQFVAVAVYSVHFFKKNSHLKFCRAPLSLKDGYHLFHGGFGSGSAFIYQGISLVVINNLLSVTVGVSGLAVYNILFNVSLFAYAIFDGISLALAPLVATFAGEKDTAGVYNTMHLSLKTAVLLSIGSGLILIVFAAPIASMFGVAENAMVVVQTIRIFAFGVVQTCINCVMAHFYQTIKRPTLAGVIYFMRGFLLLIAFSAWLIPIWGVMGTALAIVGSETVTMLLMFMAAVVLKKQGGYRNVLLFREPVIAKDNIYETTLSSDIKELENCVVEIEAFCERQDIDTKNAYFINLTIEELAANIINFGFNDGKPHFIHIKIALFDGDIYIRLRDDSTTYNPFEESEKPDEALDYLGVSIVRKKAKSFAYNRTLVFNNLLIIL; from the coding sequence ATGAATAATCAACATTTTGTGAATAAAGCCTTTCGAGTATTTGCGATCAACAGTATTTTGGCTTCGGCCGGAGTGGTTTTGGGTACCTTTGTGGATGCCATTATTTTGGGGAATGCTTTTGGTGAAACCGGACTTTCGGTGCTGGCGGTTTCAATGCCAATCTATATGGTGTATAATTTATTTGGATACGCTTTTGGAGTCGGTGGTTCACTGAAAGTCTCCGAGTCCATTGGGGCTGAGGACAAACAAGGGGCCAGAACCTACTTTACCCAGGCGATTTTTTTTGCGTTGGTAATCGGTTTGTTAAGTACCCTCTTGGGAATGTTGTTTCTACCACAAATTATTGCGGCTACCGGTGGTTCCGGACTCGACACAGCGATTGATTATCTGCGACCGGTTATTTTAGCGGCACCGATATTTATTTTAGCGCCGGTTATTTCCCTGCTGATCCGCAGTGATGCCGACCCTTTTTTATCGACAGTAGGGATCAGCTTATCGGTTGTTGTTAATCTTGTCCTCGATCTGGTTTTTATTTTTGGACTGAATATGGGGGTGTTTGGAGGCGCACTGGCGATGGTCATCGGACAATTTGTGGCGGTGGCAGTCTATAGTGTTCATTTTTTCAAAAAAAACAGTCATCTCAAATTTTGCCGGGCCCCGCTTAGTCTCAAGGACGGGTATCATCTTTTTCATGGTGGATTTGGCAGCGGGTCGGCTTTTATTTATCAGGGGATCAGCTTGGTCGTGATCAATAATTTGTTAAGTGTAACGGTAGGTGTTAGCGGATTGGCGGTTTATAATATTCTGTTTAATGTTTCATTGTTTGCTTATGCGATATTCGATGGCATTTCATTGGCATTGGCTCCGCTGGTGGCAACTTTTGCCGGAGAAAAAGACACCGCCGGGGTTTATAATACCATGCACTTATCATTAAAAACGGCGGTTCTGCTAAGCATCGGATCAGGGCTGATTTTAATTGTTTTTGCCGCTCCGATTGCGTCAATGTTTGGAGTAGCCGAGAATGCGATGGTGGTGGTCCAGACCATCCGGATTTTTGCTTTCGGGGTCGTTCAAACCTGTATCAATTGTGTGATGGCACATTTTTATCAAACCATTAAACGGCCGACGCTGGCAGGGGTTATTTATTTTATGCGGGGATTTTTACTGCTAATCGCGTTCTCCGCCTGGTTGATTCCAATTTGGGGTGTCATGGGAACGGCGTTGGCAATTGTTGGCTCAGAAACGGTAACGATGCTGCTGATGTTTATGGCTGCGGTCGTGCTTAAAAAGCAGGGTGGTTATCGCAATGTGTTGTTATTTAGAGAGCCTGTGATCGCGAAAGATAATATCTATGAAACGACCCTTTCTTCAGACATTAAAGAACTGGAAAATTGTGTGGTAGAAATTGAAGCCTTTTGTGAACGGCAGGATATTGATACTAAAAATGCTTATTTTATTAATTTGACAATTGAAGAACTAGCGGCTAATATTATTAACTTTGGATTTAATGATGGGAAACCACATTTCATTCATATCAAAATCGCTTTATTTGATGGCGATATATATATTCGGCTTCGCGATGACAGTACTACGTACAATCCCTTTGAAGAATCGGAAAAACCTGATGAAGCGCTTGATTATCTGGGCGTTTCGATCGTTCGAAAAAAAGCAAAATCCTTTGCTTATAATCGGACCCTGGTATTTAACAACCTGCTCATTATTTTATAA
- a CDS encoding AraC family transcriptional regulator, which produces MHAWEQIQKTVDYIEEHLSEELNIEALAEIAALSPFYYQRLFSRLVKKPVNEYIKLRRLAGASEMLMSSQKRILDIALDYGFSSHTSFTRAFKQAFGITPEEYRGNPVRLNNFVKPQLLFNYTLIDENMPLIAEGIVIEICRLKLAKPEHFIGLSIEERIEEMPGGGNTGIDGLAVLWDTFHKRKSEITEIKAGGDEIGVTYGSSKAGYYNYFAGAAADSEKIIDGYVPWKLSEGEYIVCTFEAEDFEHLVMDAVYKAHKYLFETWLPRHQLKIMPFAVERYASHDLETTKMEVWVMMSR; this is translated from the coding sequence ATGCACGCTTGGGAACAAATACAAAAAACGGTTGATTATATAGAGGAACATCTCTCTGAAGAATTAAATATTGAAGCATTAGCTGAAATCGCTGCTCTGTCACCATTTTATTATCAACGACTTTTTAGTCGATTGGTGAAAAAACCGGTAAATGAATATATTAAGCTTAGACGACTCGCAGGGGCATCGGAAATGCTTATGAGTAGCCAGAAGAGGATTTTGGATATTGCCCTGGATTATGGTTTTTCATCCCACACGAGTTTTACTCGGGCTTTTAAGCAGGCTTTTGGAATTACTCCAGAAGAATACCGTGGCAATCCAGTGCGATTAAACAATTTTGTGAAACCTCAGTTGCTCTTTAATTATACTCTAATTGATGAAAATATGCCACTTATTGCGGAGGGAATTGTTATCGAAATTTGCCGTTTAAAGTTGGCTAAGCCAGAGCATTTTATAGGACTCAGCATAGAGGAGCGGATTGAAGAAATGCCAGGTGGCGGAAATACCGGTATTGATGGTCTTGCTGTCCTATGGGATACGTTTCATAAACGAAAATCTGAAATAACAGAGATTAAGGCTGGCGGTGATGAGATTGGTGTAACCTATGGTAGTTCCAAAGCTGGATACTATAACTATTTTGCTGGGGCAGCGGCAGATTCCGAGAAGATAATAGATGGTTATGTTCCCTGGAAATTATCCGAAGGTGAATATATTGTTTGTACTTTTGAAGCAGAAGACTTTGAGCATCTTGTTATGGATGCAGTTTATAAAGCACACAAATATTTATTTGAAACCTGGTTACCCAGACATCAATTAAAGATCATGCCTTTTGCGGTAGAACGTTATGCCAGTCATGATCTGGAAACAACAAAAATGGAAGTGTGGGTGATGATGAGTAGATGA